Proteins co-encoded in one Gossypium arboreum isolate Shixiya-1 chromosome 11, ASM2569848v2, whole genome shotgun sequence genomic window:
- the LOC108470725 gene encoding abscisic acid receptor PYL9, translated as MNGGDAYGMMEAQYIWRHHRHDIRDDQCSSALVKHVKAPVNLVWSLVRRFDQPQKYKPFVSRCIMKGDLGIGSVREVNVKSGLPATTSTERLELLDDEEHILGIKIVGGDHRLRNYSSIITVHPEVIEGRPGTMVIESFAVDVPEGNTKDETCYFVEALIRCNLKSLADVSERMAVLDQAEPINGY; from the exons ATGAACGGTGGTGATGCTTACGGTATGATGGAGGCGCAATACATTTGGAGACACCACAGGCACGACATCAGAGACGACCAGTGCTCCTCTGCTCTTGTCAAACATGTCAAAGCTCCTGTTAACCTC GTATGGTCATTGGTAAGGCGGTTTGATCAGCCGCAAAAGTATAAGCCGTTCGTAAGCCGGTGCATCATGAAAGGGGACCTCGGAATCGGTAGCGTCAGAGAAGTCAACGTTAAATCTGGCCTTCCGGCCACCACCAGCACCGAACGATTAGAGCTTCTCGATGACGAAGAGCATATTCTTGGCATCAAAATCGTCGGAGGCGACCACCGTCTCAGG AATTATTCATCAATCATAACGGTCCATCCAGAGGTTATCGAAGGAAGGCCAGGAACAATGGTGATCGAATCATTCGCTGTGGACGTGCCAGAAGGGAACACCAAGGATGAAACTTGTTACTTTGTGGAGGCTCTTATCCGATGTAATCTCAAGTCATTAGCCGATGTTTCAGAGAGGATGGCTGTGCTGGACCAAGCAGAGCCTATCAACGGATACTAA